The following proteins are encoded in a genomic region of Methanoculleus bourgensis MS2:
- a CDS encoding CBS domain-containing protein — protein sequence MMNNNDTIHFETRVPVREVMRSHPTTIDVGETVARAAQAMCRDEVGSCIVLQNNLPIGIVTEEDINCKVVAKDLKPSSIHVSEIMSTPLITIGADKLVGDASTMMVKHRVRRLPVVENQLVIGIVTVRDILTVAAELNELLADLIEINREEEYTMGVCDRCGNMSDDLSRVDNLMLCPVCREEEQLL from the coding sequence ATGATGAACAATAACGATACCATCCACTTCGAGACACGCGTTCCAGTCAGGGAGGTCATGCGGAGCCATCCAACGACCATCGATGTGGGGGAGACAGTCGCCCGGGCGGCACAGGCAATGTGCCGCGATGAGGTCGGTAGTTGTATCGTATTACAAAATAACCTGCCCATCGGGATCGTCACAGAGGAGGATATCAACTGTAAAGTCGTGGCAAAAGACTTAAAACCGAGCAGTATTCATGTCAGCGAGATCATGAGCACCCCGCTGATCACGATCGGTGCCGACAAACTGGTCGGTGACGCATCAACAATGATGGTGAAGCACCGCGTCCGCAGGCTTCCTGTTGTTGAGAACCAGCTGGTCATCGGGATCGTGACAGTCCGGGATATTCTCACTGTCGCGGCTGAGTTGAACGAACTGCTGGCAGACCTCATCGAGATCAACCGCGAGGAGGAGTACACCATGGGCGTCTGCGACCGGTGCGGGAACATGTCCGACGACCTCTCGCGGGTCGACAACCTTATGCTCTGCCCCGTCTGCCGGGAGGAGGAGCAGTTGTTATGA
- a CDS encoding CBS domain-containing protein: MKVASNLMVKIPVLRYDDHVTKARSVLRDDVFRELYVVDEKNRLMGYLDISDVLRVVDTKSNVTIKGFVREAARVTRDTPLTEVARAIMDAYTNSAAVVDEDGVLLGGVLFSELFPVLISRRNIPGRVGDVMTREPITCAPEDPIHKIYSLIVSSGFIAFPVVQKDEVIGIISRRDLLRAGNVRISVKNQADTTVDRVMTTPVVSVTPDDQVATAARLMVDHDISILPVIDERKRIVGIIDRHDVSSCLIP; this comes from the coding sequence ATGAAAGTGGCCTCAAACCTGATGGTGAAGATTCCCGTCCTGCGCTACGACGACCACGTCACGAAAGCACGCAGCGTCCTCCGGGACGACGTCTTCCGCGAACTCTACGTCGTGGATGAAAAAAACCGCCTGATGGGCTATCTCGATATATCCGACGTCCTCAGAGTGGTGGATACCAAATCGAACGTCACTATCAAGGGTTTTGTCAGGGAGGCAGCCCGGGTAACCCGGGATACCCCCCTCACAGAGGTCGCTCGTGCCATAATGGATGCCTATACCAATAGCGCTGCAGTCGTCGACGAAGACGGTGTGCTCCTGGGAGGAGTGCTCTTCTCCGAACTCTTCCCGGTCCTGATATCGCGCCGCAACATCCCCGGCAGGGTCGGGGACGTCATGACGCGGGAGCCCATCACCTGTGCACCAGAGGATCCCATACACAAGATCTATAGCCTGATCGTCTCCAGCGGCTTTATTGCGTTCCCGGTGGTGCAGAAGGACGAGGTCATCGGCATCATCTCCCGCCGGGATCTCCTGCGCGCAGGAAACGTCCGCATATCGGTGAAGAACCAGGCAGACACCACCGTGGACCGGGTGATGACGACGCCCGTCGTCAGCGTGACGCCCGATGATCAGGTAGCCACGGCGGCAAGACTGATGGTCGACCACGATATCAGCATCCTCCCCGTCATTGATGAGAGGAAGAGAATCGTCGGTATCATCGACCGTCATGATGTCTCTAGCTGCCTAATCCCATGA